The window TGGTGGCCGGGTGGACATCCTGGTCAACGGCGCAGGCGTGTACCCCTTCGGGCCGACCGAGCAGACATCGGAGAGCGAGTTCGACGCCGTCTACGCGCTGAACGTGAAGGCTCCCTTCTATCTGGTGGCGGAACTCGCGCCGGCGATGGCCGAGCGGGGCAGCGGGGCGATCGTCAACGTCAGCACCATGGCGGCCGCGCGCGGCTTCTCGGGAACGGCGCTGTACGGCTCGAGCAAGGCCGCCGTGAACCTGCTGACCAAGGCCTGGGCTGCCGAATACGGCCCGCGCGGGGTCCGCGTCAACGCCGTGCAGCCCGGTCCGACCCGGACCGAGGGAACGGCGGGCATGGGGGAGGACCTCGACGCCCTCGCCGCGCAGGCGCCCGCCGGGCGGCCGGCTTCCCCAGGGGAGATCGCCGAGGCGATCGCGTACCTGGCCGGCGATGCCGCGAGCTTCGTGCACGGCGTTGTGCTGCCTGTCGACGGCGGCCGCACGGCTGTGTGAACAGGGCCTCCAAGCCCGGCACTCGACGGAAAGTTGTTGCCCGTACCCATGGGCGGTGGCGGTACGGATCTGCGCACAGGCTTCGCCAAGGCGCTCGGAGCGCGGCCCCGGCCGGATGTCATCGTGGTCCTGACCGACGGGCAGACGCCCTGGCCGGCCGCACCACCACCGTGCCGGACCGTGTTGGGTCTGTTCCCCCGGCAGCGTGCAGCCCGGTCGTGGGACGAGGACGATTCCGATTACGTTCCGGACTCGCCGCCCGTGTGGGCACGAGTAGTTGACATCGGGTCCTCTCCTGCAGATCGGTGAGCCCGTCCTCGGCCGCCGCGTCCAGGGTGATCGCCGGCACGCACATCCATCTGGGACAGCACCATCTACCCGGGCCGGAACCTGATCACCGAGCTGTTGCGTCCTATCGGGCACGTCGTGCTCATGGCTTCAGGCCGAGGACGGGTCCGAGGCAGATGGGTGGTACATGGTGAAGCGGGATACCAGCACGATGGCGTCGGAATCCAGGGCTGCGGTGCCCCGGTGGCGGCCGATTCACGTCGGCCGGTGGCGGAGGCTG is drawn from Streptomyces sp. NBC_01717 and contains these coding sequences:
- a CDS encoding SDR family NAD(P)-dependent oxidoreductase, which produces MTGKVALVTGATSGIGAVAAESLAERGAHVVVAGRDRVRGEAVVETIRERGGTADFLAADLLDAGSVRQLARQAVELGGGRVDILVNGAGVYPFGPTEQTSESEFDAVYALNVKAPFYLVAELAPAMAERGSGAIVNVSTMAAARGFSGTALYGSSKAAVNLLTKAWAAEYGPRGVRVNAVQPGPTRTEGTAGMGEDLDALAAQAPAGRPASPGEIAEAIAYLAGDAASFVHGVVLPVDGGRTAV